A portion of the Sabethes cyaneus chromosome 3, idSabCyanKW18_F2, whole genome shotgun sequence genome contains these proteins:
- the LOC128741112 gene encoding uncharacterized protein LOC128741112: protein MESGYFKADVNSIPKIDFYMVQHFLSTNEKFRESNKSGKIERSKNAEYLKSAIGRVQYKVEGNRYTIKAKIVPEHKITKKQYPVVAVIDIEKEEIEDVYCDSITDGCKAAKGGCKHAVAFLFFLYEKYNTPSPTEGTCLWKVPQLARVEENIDNFNLAKYGRSSAASNNQSITQPGSGVFVRTLLEKCPSGQLITGLKFHQPFPRMEAYSLHCLFIDFKESYPTQNTAKKFNKYCQSTMSTSICREIEINTRGQGQGQNRSRWFQLKFGRITASKLWELSRCKTTDGSLVHSLLGQQSVTTEAMKRGLELEGKVVDVLKKCYPNVRTCGLFLDPNFPTFGASPDAINNTTVFEIKCPSKMNNRKYYVTEQGQWTDKVKSQIQLQMALTNKEKGVLVLVHPGFETCQNPSQFIHFYEEHKDVVYIKRLMKASYKFWCSNVFDKLGDRF from the exons ATGGAATCAGGATATTTCAAAGCTGATGTCAATAGTATACCCAAAATTGATTTCTACATGGTTCAGCATTTTTTATCAACCAACGAGAAATTCCGAGAATCTAATAAGAGCGGAAAAATCGAACG gTCCAAGAATGCAGAGTATTTAAAATCAGCTATTGGAAGAGTGCAGTACAAGGTCGAAGGAAACAGATATACGATTAAAGCGAAAATAGTTCCGGAGCATAAAATCACAAAGAAACAGTATCCAGTAGTAGCTGTTATTGATATCGAGAAGGAGGAAATAGAAGATGTGTACTGCGATAGTATAACTGACGGTTGTAAAGCTGCCAAAGGGGGTTGCAAGCATGCtgttgcttttttatttttcctatACGAAAAATATAACACACCATCTCCAACTGAAGGAACATGCTTGTGGAAAGTTCCCCAATTAGCAAGAGTTGAAGAAAATATCGATAATTTCAACCTAGCTAAGTACGGCCGGTCTAGTGCTGCGTCAAATAACCAGAGCATAACTCAACCCGGCAGCGGAGTTTTTGTACGCACATTACTGGAGAAGTGCCCCTCTGGCCAATTGATAACTGGACTGAAATTCCATCAACCGTTTCCTCGAATGGAAGCGTATTCCCTTCATTGCCTTTTTATAGATTTTAAGGAATCATATCCGACACAAAACACAGCAAAGAAGTTTAATAAATATTGCCAATCCACAATGAGTACTTCGATTTGTCGAGAAATCGAGATTAATACTCGCGGGCAAGGTCAGGGTCAGAATCGCTCAAGATGGTTTCAATTGAAATTTGGTAGAATCACGGCATCGAAGCTGTGGGAACTATCGAGATGTAAAACTACGGATGGATCTTTAGTTCATTCTCTTTTAGGGCAACAGTCTGTAACAACTGAAGCAATGAAAAGGGGACTTGAACTAGAGGGCAAAGTTGTTGATGTACTTAAAAAATGTTATCCAAATGTACGGACATGCGGGTTATTTTTAGATCCAAATTTCCCAACATTCGGAGCATCACCAGATGCCATTAACAATACTACTGTATTTGAAATCAAATGCCCAAGCAAAATGAACAACCGCAAATACTACGTAACAGAACAAGGACAATGGACAGATAAGGTGAAATCccaaattcagcttcaaatggctCTAACAAACAAGGAGAAAGGAGTACTGGTCCTGGTTCATCCAGGATTTGAGACTTGCCAAAATCCATCGCAGTTTATACATTTTTATGAAGAGCATAAAGATGTTGTGTACATTAAACGACTCATGAAGGCTAGCTATAAGTTTTGGTGTTCTAATGTGTTTGATAAGTTGGGAGACAGGTTTTAA